A single region of the Sorghum bicolor cultivar BTx623 chromosome 9, Sorghum_bicolor_NCBIv3, whole genome shotgun sequence genome encodes:
- the LOC8055731 gene encoding protein RALF-like 33, with amino-acid sequence MRSMGRRRLGTVALVALVAACCLLYCGAAPAGAGLTTTDLGGAPLLRVAAPCDGTLGQCAVGSEEEQEVGGGGDALLRRALAARQPTNRYISYAALRADQVPCNQRGRSYYSNCASQKAANPYRRGCSAITRCARNTN; translated from the coding sequence ATGCGATCCATGGGTCGTCGTCGCCTCGGCACCGTGGCGCTCGTGGCCCTCGTCGCGGCCTGCTGCCTCCTGTACTGCGGCGCGGCGCCCGCCGGCGCCGGGCTGACGACGACGGACCTCGGCGGGGCACCGCTGCTGCGGGTGGCGGCGCCGTGCGACGGAACGCTGGGGCAGTGCGCGGTGGGgagcgaggaggagcaggaggtgggcggcggcggcgacgcgctCCTGCGGCGGGCGctggcggcgcggcagccgacCAACCGGTACATCAGCTACGCGGCGCTGCGCGCGGACCAGGTGCCGTGCAACCAGCGCGGCCGATCCTACTACAGCAACTGCGCGTCGCAGAAGGCCGCCAACCCCTACCGCCGCGGATGCTCCGCCATCACCCGTTGCGCACGCAACACCAACTGA